In the Phaseolus vulgaris cultivar G19833 chromosome 7, P. vulgaris v2.0, whole genome shotgun sequence genome, one interval contains:
- the LOC137830291 gene encoding ribosome production factor 2 homolog has translation MLEIKTAKTRRGKRELEKRAPKLVESGKKTLILHGTKTSAVLNAVLAQIFHLKKDNAVKFSRKNENVKPFEAGGETSLEFFSLKTDCSIFLYGSHSKKRPDNLVLGRTYDHHIYDLVEVGVENFKPMESFSYDKKLAPKEGSKPFIVFIGEGFEAVEELKHLKEVLLELLRGEVVENLNLAGVDRAYVCAALSPNRVLFTHCALRLKKSGTVVPRMELVEVGPSMDFVIRRHRPPNEGLRKEAMKTSREKPKKKEKNVKRDELKGKIGSIYIPDQKVGETALPYNAKGVKRERREAKRKNDNDENAPKRKKEDA, from the exons ATGTTGGAAATTAAAACCGCCAAGACCCGCAGGGGCAAGCGGGAGCTCGAGAAGCGCGCCCCCAAACTC GTGGAATCGGGGAAGAAAACGCTGATTTTGCATGGAACGAAGACCAGCGCCGTGCTGAACGCCGTGCTGGCACAGATTTTTCACCTGAAGAAGGACAACGCCGTCAAGTTCAGCCGGAAGAACGAGAACGTAAAGCCCTTCGAGGCCGGTGGCGAGACTTCTCTTGagtttttttctctcaaaacCGATTGCAGCATATTTCTG TATGGATCTCACTCAAAGAAGCGGCCTGATAACCTTGTTTTAGGGAGAACTTATGATCATCACATCTATGATTTAGTGGAGGTTGGTGTTGAAAATTTTAAACCCATGGAGTCCTTTAGTTATGATAAGAAGTTGGCTCCTAAGGAGGGGTCAAAgccttttattgtttttattggaGAAGGGTTTGAGGCTGTGGAAGAGCTAAAACATTTGAAGGAAGTTTTGCTTGAACTTCTTCGTGGTGAG GTTGTGGAGAATCTAAATCTTGCCGGAGTAGACCGGGCATATGTATGTGCGGCCCTTTCTCCAAATCGGGTGCTTTTTACACACTGTGCATTGCGGCTGAAAAAGTCTGGCACTGTTGTGCCTAGGATGGAATTGGTAGAAGTTGGCCCTTCCATGGATTTTGTTATTCGTCGGCATCGCCCTCCTAATGAAGGTTTGAGGAAGGAAGCAATGAAAACATCAAGGGAGAAGCCAAAGAAAAAG GAGAAGAATGTTAAAAGGGACGAACTAAAGGGAAAAATTGGAAGTATTTATATTCCAGATCAGAAG GTTGGAGAAACCGCTTTACCTTACAATGCAAAAGGAGTCAAGAGGGAGCGCCGAGAAGCCAAGCGGAAAAATGACAATGATGAAAATGCTCCAAAACGGAAGAAGGAAGATGCTTAA